One Gammaproteobacteria bacterium genomic window carries:
- a CDS encoding acetyl-CoA C-acetyltransferase, with product MRQLGRRAPVYVVDGGRTPFLKAKGRPGPFAAADLAVAAARPLLARQRFEADAIDEVILGCVMPGPDEANIARVVALRLGCGHKVPAWTVQRNCASGMQALDSACTAIAEGRSDLVLAGGTEAMSRAPVLLRDEMVHWLADWNGAKGLGARIAVLGRLRPAYLAPVVGLLRGLTDPVVGLSMGQTAENLAYRFRIDRVPMDAFALESHRRLAQAQDAGWLEEVEPIYDSAGGYYEQDDGLRRDTTLDRLAKLKPVFDRPFGMVTAGNSAQVTDGAALLILASRRAVEAHDLPVLGRIVDCAWAGVDPAQMGLGPAHAMAALMQGHDLKVGDVDFWEINEAFAAQVLAVVTAWRDPAYCRDELGLDAPPGEIPHARLNVDGGGVSLGHPVGASGARIVLHLLHVLGRHGARRGIASLCIGGGQGGAMLLERDGER from the coding sequence ATGAGACAGCTCGGGCGCCGCGCGCCGGTATACGTCGTAGACGGCGGCCGCACGCCCTTTCTCAAGGCGAAGGGCCGGCCGGGGCCGTTCGCGGCGGCGGACCTCGCCGTCGCGGCGGCGCGTCCGCTGCTCGCGCGTCAGCGCTTCGAGGCGGACGCGATCGACGAGGTGATCCTCGGCTGCGTGATGCCGGGGCCCGACGAGGCCAACATCGCCCGCGTGGTCGCGCTGCGCCTCGGCTGCGGCCACAAGGTGCCGGCGTGGACCGTGCAGCGCAACTGCGCCTCGGGCATGCAGGCGCTCGACAGTGCCTGCACCGCCATCGCCGAGGGACGTTCCGATCTGGTGCTGGCCGGCGGCACCGAAGCCATGAGCCGCGCGCCGGTGCTGCTCAGGGACGAGATGGTCCATTGGCTCGCCGATTGGAACGGCGCCAAGGGCCTCGGCGCCCGTATCGCCGTGCTGGGCCGGCTGCGTCCCGCATACCTGGCGCCGGTGGTTGGCCTGTTGCGCGGCCTCACCGATCCCGTCGTCGGCCTGTCCATGGGGCAGACGGCGGAGAATCTCGCCTACCGCTTCCGGATCGACCGCGTGCCCATGGATGCCTTCGCGCTGGAGAGCCACCGGCGTCTCGCGCAGGCGCAGGACGCGGGCTGGCTGGAGGAGGTCGAACCGATCTATGACAGCGCCGGCGGTTATTACGAGCAGGACGACGGGCTGCGCCGCGATACGACACTGGACCGGCTCGCGAAGCTCAAGCCGGTATTCGACCGCCCCTTCGGCATGGTCACGGCGGGTAACAGCGCGCAGGTCACCGACGGCGCGGCGCTGCTGATCCTCGCCAGCCGGCGCGCGGTTGAGGCACACGACCTGCCCGTGCTGGGGCGTATCGTCGACTGCGCCTGGGCGGGCGTCGATCCGGCGCAGATGGGCCTGGGCCCGGCGCACGCCATGGCAGCGTTGATGCAGGGGCACGACCTGAAGGTCGGCGACGTGGATTTCTGGGAGATCAACGAGGCCTTCGCCGCCCAGGTGCTGGCGGTCGTCACGGCCTGGCGCGATCCCGCCTACTGCCGCGATGAGCTCGGCCTGGACGCGCCGCCGGGAGAAATCCCGCATGCCCGCCTCAACGTCGACGGCGGGGGCGTCAGCCTCGGGCATCCGGTCGGCGCTAGCGGCGCGCGCATCGTGCTGCAC
- a CDS encoding acyl-CoA dehydrogenase yields MDVLLGVLALLLGIAAAAFLRLPLTASTTLLALIPAGVSLAQDSVVTTVVLWTIFLSCAVPLNVPALRRRWFSAPLLQSFRRAMPEMSSTEREALEAGTVGWDGELFGGRPDWRRFLSLPAARLSAKEQAFLDGPVEELCRMLDDWDITERRHDLPPEVWGFLKTRGFFGIIIPRDYGGLGFSALAHSGVVMKIATRSISAAVTVMVPNSLGPAELLLHYGTQEQKDYYLPRLARGEEVPCFALTGPEAGSDASAIPDTGVVCRGVFQGREIVGIRLNWDKRYITLGPVSTVLGLAFKLYDPEHLCGERASIGITLALIPTGTPGVDIGSRHAPLNIAFQNGPNRGRDVFIPLDWVIGGSSGFGQGWRMLMESLAAGRSISLPALSTGAGKLASRATGAYARIRRQFKQPIGRFEGVAEVLARIAANTYLMDAARVVTAAAIDRGEKPAVISAIVKYQLTERMRRVVNDAMDVQGGSGICMGPRNLLGRVYQAVPISITVEGANILTRSLIIFGQGAIRCHPFVLREMRAAADADATRALREFDRAVFGHAGFMLGNAVRAVWLGLTGARLIIAPGAPQTRRYYRQAARMSAALALVSDAAMLALGGELKRRESLSGRLADVFGHLYLVSCMLKHHEEQGRPPEDLPLLRWACEDALYEMQGRLDGLLRNFPVRALARILRLLVFPLGRRYGGPDDRMGQAAAAVILSPGAVRDRLTAGAFIPREAGEVIGRIEAALEAAVAAEAVEKKLRTAVRAGRIGNGGEEAMLQEGLLRGVVDEGEAGRYRNAVAARREVVAVDEFPQGYWGSDRS; encoded by the coding sequence ATGGATGTCCTGCTCGGTGTTCTCGCGCTCCTCCTCGGCATCGCCGCCGCCGCATTCCTGCGTCTCCCGCTGACGGCCTCCACCACCCTGCTCGCCCTCATTCCCGCGGGAGTGTCACTGGCACAGGATTCGGTTGTCACGACCGTCGTGCTGTGGACGATCTTCCTGTCGTGCGCGGTTCCCCTCAACGTGCCCGCGCTGCGCCGGCGCTGGTTCAGCGCACCGCTGCTGCAGTCCTTCCGGCGGGCGATGCCGGAGATGTCCTCGACCGAACGCGAGGCGCTCGAGGCGGGCACGGTCGGATGGGACGGGGAGCTCTTCGGCGGCCGTCCCGACTGGCGCCGCTTCCTCAGCCTCCCGGCGGCGCGGCTCTCGGCCAAGGAGCAGGCCTTTCTGGACGGACCGGTGGAAGAACTCTGCCGCATGCTCGACGACTGGGACATCACCGAACGCCGGCATGATCTGCCGCCCGAGGTATGGGGTTTCCTCAAGACGCGCGGCTTCTTCGGCATCATCATCCCGCGGGATTACGGCGGCCTTGGATTTTCCGCGCTGGCGCATTCGGGCGTGGTGATGAAGATCGCCACGCGCAGCATCAGTGCCGCGGTGACGGTGATGGTGCCGAATTCGCTCGGCCCCGCCGAGCTGCTGCTCCACTACGGTACGCAGGAGCAGAAGGATTACTACCTCCCGCGCCTCGCGCGCGGCGAGGAAGTGCCTTGTTTCGCCCTCACCGGTCCCGAGGCGGGCAGCGACGCGAGCGCCATCCCCGACACCGGGGTGGTCTGTCGCGGCGTATTTCAGGGGCGCGAGATCGTCGGCATCCGGCTGAACTGGGACAAGCGTTACATCACGCTGGGTCCGGTTTCCACCGTGCTGGGGCTGGCCTTCAAGCTGTACGATCCCGAACATCTGTGCGGCGAGCGCGCGTCGATCGGCATCACGCTGGCGCTGATACCGACCGGCACGCCGGGCGTCGACATCGGCAGCCGGCACGCACCGCTCAATATCGCGTTCCAGAACGGGCCCAACCGCGGCAGGGACGTCTTCATTCCGCTCGACTGGGTGATCGGAGGGAGCAGCGGGTTCGGCCAGGGCTGGCGCATGCTGATGGAATCCCTGGCCGCAGGACGCTCGATCTCGCTGCCGGCGCTCAGCACCGGGGCGGGCAAGCTGGCGAGCCGCGCGACCGGCGCCTACGCGCGCATCCGCCGCCAGTTCAAGCAGCCGATCGGGCGTTTCGAGGGGGTGGCGGAAGTGCTGGCGCGCATCGCCGCCAATACCTACCTGATGGACGCGGCGCGCGTCGTTACCGCGGCGGCGATCGACCGCGGCGAGAAGCCCGCCGTTATCTCCGCCATCGTAAAATACCAGCTCACCGAGCGCATGCGCCGCGTGGTCAACGATGCCATGGATGTGCAGGGCGGAAGCGGGATCTGCATGGGACCGCGCAACCTGCTCGGGCGCGTGTACCAGGCGGTGCCGATCAGTATCACGGTGGAGGGCGCGAACATCCTGACGCGCAGCCTGATCATCTTCGGACAGGGGGCGATACGCTGCCACCCGTTCGTGCTGCGGGAGATGCGCGCGGCCGCCGATGCCGACGCGACGCGCGCCCTGCGCGAATTCGACCGCGCCGTGTTCGGCCACGCCGGCTTCATGCTCGGCAACGCCGTGCGCGCCGTGTGGCTCGGCCTCACCGGCGCGCGGCTGATCATCGCACCGGGCGCACCGCAGACGCGGCGCTACTACCGGCAGGCGGCGCGCATGAGCGCCGCGCTCGCGCTGGTATCCGACGCGGCGATGCTCGCGCTCGGCGGCGAACTGAAGCGGCGCGAATCGCTGTCGGGACGGCTGGCGGACGTGTTCGGCCATCTCTATCTCGTGTCCTGCATGCTCAAGCACCACGAGGAGCAGGGCCGCCCGCCGGAGGATCTTCCCCTGCTGCGCTGGGCATGCGAGGACGCCCTGTACGAGATGCAGGGCCGCCTCGATGGCCTGCTGAGGAATTTCCCCGTTCGCGCCCTTGCCCGCATACTGCGCCTGCTGGTATTTCCGCTGGGACGGCGCTACGGCGGCCCGGACGACCGCATGGGTCAGGCGGCGGCGGCGGTGATCCTGTCGCCCGGCGCCGTACGCGACCGTCTGACCGCCGGCGCCTTTATACCGCGGGAGGCCGGCGAGGTGATCGGGCGGATCGAGGCCGCCCTCGAAGCGGCAGTCGCGGCCGAGGCGGTGGAGAAGAAGCTGAGGACTGCGGTGCGCGCCGGGCGCATCGGCAACGGCGGCGAGGAGGCGATGCTGCAGGAAGGACTACTTCGCGGAGTGGTCGACGAGGGCGAGGCCGGGCGGTATCGTAATGCGGTGGCGGCGCGTCGCGAGGTCGTGGCGGTGGATGAGTTTCCGCAGGGATACTGGGGGTCCGATCGGTCATGA